The following DNA comes from Croceicoccus sp. YJ47.
GGCTCGTTGCCCTTGGCGGGGTGCGGGTTGCGCTCATTCGGGAGGATGACAGCTTCCTCCCGGTGGAGCATCGCCCGCGCATGGCGGAGCAGCTCGGCGCGGCGGCGCTGATTTCCATCCATGTCGACAGCGCGCCCGGCCCCGCGTCCGGCGCGCGGGGTGCCACCGTCTACACCCTGTCCCCATCGCGGCGAGGGTTCGACCCATCGGGCAGCAGGCGCAACGGACAGAACCGCGGCGCGCAGGGACAGGTCGCCGCGGGCACGGAAATCGCGATGATCCTCGATGATCTGGCCTGGCGTCAGACCGCATTCGAATCCGCGATGCTCGCGCAGGCGGTCGAGGCGGAGGCACGCGGCCGGCTCGCGCTGCGCAATCCGTTTGCGCGGTCGGCACGGTTTGCGGTGCTGGCCTCGCCCGAGTTTCCCGCCATCCTGTTCGAGGCCGGCTATCTCGGCAATGCGGAGGACGCGGACCGGCTGCTTTCGCCCGAAGGCCGCGGCGAAATTGCCGACGTGCTGGCGCGCGCGGCGCTCGGCTTCTTCGCCGAACGGGAGCGTTGGGGGGAATAGGCGCCCGATCCGCCGCGCGTGCGTCGTCGGCCGGCACGATCGGCAGCGTTCAGGTCACGGTCAGTGCAAATCGGCTTTCACCTTCGCGAAATCCCGTGCTAATCCCCCCGGCGAAATGACTGCATCTACGAAATCCGAAAACTTTCTCGCCCGTGCGCGCGGCGATCTTTCCGTTCTGGGCGCCCGGATCGGCGAACGCTGGCGGGGCAGCCGGCTGTTTCGCTGGCTGTCGATCCTCTTCGTCGCCGGGGTCGCGGTGGCGATCGGCGCCTATGCCCTGCTCGGCGCGGGGTTGCCGTCGGCGGATCGCCTGCTGACGTATCAGCCGCCGCTGCCCACGATGGTGCGCGGCGCGGATGGCGAAATCATCAACAGCTACGCGCGCGAGCGACGCGTGCAGCTGCGCTTCGTCGATTTTCCCGAACCACTCATCAACGCGTTCCTCTCGGCGGAGGACAAGACGTTCTGGAGCCATGGCGGCGTCGATTACACCGGGCTTGCCGGCGCGGTCGTCGATTATGTCAGCAAGATGGGATCGGGGCAGCGCGCCAAGGGCGGCTCCACCATCACGCAGCAGGTGGCCAAGAACATCCTCGTCGGGGATGAATATTCGGTCACGCGCAAGCTGAAGGAAATGATCCTCGCCCGCCGGATCGAAGGCGTGCTGACGAAGGAAGAAATCCTCGAGCTCTATCTCAACGAGATTCCGCTGGGCCGGCAGAGTTTCGGCGTGCAGGCGGCCTCGCGCGCGTATTTCGACAAGGATGTCGGCGATCTCGACCTGCACGAGGCGGCGTTCCTCGCGATCCTGCCCAAGGCGCCCGAACGGTATAGCCGCGCCAAATATGCCGATCTGGCGCTGGCCCGCCGCAATTACGTGTTGCAGCAGATGGCCGACAATGGCTGGGCAACGCAGGCCGAGGTGGATCGCGCGCGGGCGCAGCCGCTCGGCCTCAAGCCCCGGCGCAGCACCGATTACGACACGGCGTCGGGCTATTTCGTGGAGGAAGTGCGCCGCCGGCTGATCGACAAATATGGCGAGAATGCCGAGGACGGGCCGAACTCGGTCTATGCCGGCGGGCTGTGGGTGCGCACCTCGATGGATACCGAGTTGCAGCGCGCGGCACGCAACGCGCTGCGCAAGGGGATCATGCGCTATGGCGGCAGCCGCGGCTGGCACGGGCCGATCGCGACGATCAACATGGACGAAAGCTGGCAGACGCAGCTTATCGTCTCGAACCTCGCCATCGATTACAAGGACTGGCGCGTCGGCGTCGTCACCGAACGCAATGGCGACACCGCCCGCATCGGCTTTTCGGATGGGGAGACCTATCCGCTTTCCGTCCTGCCCGACGCGCTGAAGGCCGGCGATGTCATCGTCGCCTCGCCGCAGGGCAATGGCTGGCGCACGCAGACCGTGCCGGAAATTTCGGGCGGGCTGGTGGTCGAGGACCCGCACACCGGGCGCATCATGGCGATGCAGGGCGGCTTCGATTCGC
Coding sequences within:
- a CDS encoding penicillin-binding protein 1A; protein product: MTASTKSENFLARARGDLSVLGARIGERWRGSRLFRWLSILFVAGVAVAIGAYALLGAGLPSADRLLTYQPPLPTMVRGADGEIINSYARERRVQLRFVDFPEPLINAFLSAEDKTFWSHGGVDYTGLAGAVVDYVSKMGSGQRAKGGSTITQQVAKNILVGDEYSVTRKLKEMILARRIEGVLTKEEILELYLNEIPLGRQSFGVQAASRAYFDKDVGDLDLHEAAFLAILPKAPERYSRAKYADLALARRNYVLQQMADNGWATQAEVDRARAQPLGLKPRRSTDYDTASGYFVEEVRRRLIDKYGENAEDGPNSVYAGGLWVRTSMDTELQRAARNALRKGIMRYGGSRGWHGPIATINMDESWQTQLIVSNLAIDYKDWRVGVVTERNGDTARIGFSDGETYPLSVLPDALKAGDVIVASPQGNGWRTQTVPEISGGLVVEDPHTGRIMAMQGGFDSRLGSFNRAVQAKRQPGSTIKPFVYASGLDAGMTPATQVNDAPFCVWQGADLGEKCFRNFANQRGAGMQTMRWGLEQSRNLMTIQIANDTGMDNVTDTFRRVGIGDYEPYLSFALGAGETTVTRMVNAYAMLANLGWQYDATLIDYVQDRNGKVIWRSDERRCEGCNMAEYDGGPMPRLPRAGKQVMDPATAYQVVHMLEGVVQRGTATRLRDLDLPLFGKTGTTNGPTNVWFMGGSADLVAGVYLGFDQPRSMGGYAQGGSLAAPIVKDLILEAKDRWPDTPVRAPDGIRMVRIDRRSGKRVFEGWPTDDPKPAIIWEAFKPDTEPKRSANRQTLEERRMAAISALRAAMQERTTVGAAGPARRNPGEQQQQIDDTFLEDQGGIY
- a CDS encoding N-acetylmuramoyl-L-alanine amidase, whose protein sequence is MAWIAALALCGGGVAAVLLTVFPPGRAMAVYRRDLPAAVPVATPSVAMAGDAAAGLPLLVIDPGHGAFDYGATATHGANGAMVMEKNVALSLAIALRDRLVALGGVRVALIREDDSFLPVEHRPRMAEQLGAAALISIHVDSAPGPASGARGATVYTLSPSRRGFDPSGSRRNGQNRGAQGQVAAGTEIAMILDDLAWRQTAFESAMLAQAVEAEARGRLALRNPFARSARFAVLASPEFPAILFEAGYLGNAEDADRLLSPEGRGEIADVLARAALGFFAERERWGE